Below is a genomic region from bacterium.
TTTTTGCAATTCACATCTCTGCTGGCATGGCCACTAATCAAGCTGAAACAAGCTCCACTTCCCGCGAAAGAGTTTGTGGTGATGTGTGTTGGTGATTCCTTTACGTCCGGCAAATTCACTTCCATTCAATTGCCTTCATATACGCGGTTTGTTGAGCGGGTTCTGGCAACAAAAAACAAGAACAACTGGAAAATTGTGAACGTCAGTTCTGAATACTTAACATCCGAAGATGTCCTTAGTAGAACGCTAAATCTCATACAAAAATACCGCCCGGACCTGATGTACCTCATGATTGGAGTAAACGATATTGCGGTATTGGAGGATAAATTCGTTTTCCAGCCTTCTTCTCCGTCCACTACCCGTCCTGCATTCCATACGGAAATTCTATTTGCAAGAATGAAAGATCGTGTTTCGATTCCTACCCTCCTTGACGTGGTGATGGTGCCACCCTGGTTCCTTTTGGAGAAACCTCCGGTGGCCGGATACCGGCCCGAATACCTGGCAGTAACAGATTCCAAACTTGAAGCATTGATTGCAGCCTCTTCCTCTGAAGTCGGAGTAAAGGAGGAGTCTGAAGAATATGCAAGCTCTATCGAGAAACAAAGGTCAGCATGGGAGCTTCTGAAGAAGGGATTGTTGCATCCGGCAGAGCAACAATTTCAACGCTTTCTAACCCTGGATGCTGAAGACCCTGTTTCCCGAGCCGGTCTCGCTGAAACCTACTATGAGATGGGCATGCATTCTGAAGCAACAACCCAGATTTCATGGTTGTTGGACCGCTATAATGGACATCCGAACTACAAAAATGCGAGGGCGTTGTTGCACGCTTTTCCTTTTGAAAATTCGCCCAATGACACTTCTAAAATCGTGATCGAAGTCCTCAAAAAATATCCAAAAGATCCGTGGTTTTGGAAAAACCTCGCGGATGCTTGCTTTCTTTCCAGTCGACCGGATTACGCGGCAAGAGCCATCGGTCGCGCACTTGATTTAACCCCTTCTGAGTTGCCGGAATGGAAAGCTGCATTGTTGCGAACACAAGCCGATATAGTCGCACGAACAAATCCGCGTGCGGCTCTCAGCAACCTGTTGCAAGCATTCTTACTGGATAGGAATGAAGATCTGTATATTGCGGCTCTTCGAAAGAATGGCCCGTACTATCTCAGCTTAAATATTGAAGATTCATTGCGCGGTATTTCGTGTCCAACGGAGACCAAAAACGATCTGCAGTCTCTCTTTCATCAGGCATTAGACAAACGACTCGTCCAAACTTTGTTTTCGCTGGAGACGCGTCTACGCACGATCGTGTTGCGATGCCAGGAGTACCGTGTTCACCCCGTGCTGGTGGGGTATCCAATACCCAATGCGGAGATTGAACTGCTAAACCGGCGGGTTGCTGAAGAAACAGGAGCTTCCTGGTTAAATCTCAATACCCGTTTTGAGAACATTCTGAGAAACGATCGTGAACGCAAGTACGTGGATGAAGGCCGTTACTCAGTTAAAGCCGGACTTAAACTTGCTGAGTGGGTAGCAAATGACGCTGTTTCACGGCTGGAGCCTTAAATCCTAAATGAGGCGCTTTCAAGAATTTTTCCGCCACCTTTTATCGCCGCCGCCGATCAAATCCAAGATCAGATCCATAAAAGTTCATCTCCAACATTGGAGGAAGACACCCGGTCCATCAGCTCTTCGATCGGTTCGCAACTTTGTGCGGTTTGTTGCGTTTTCGATCCGGCGTTCTAAGCCTAAATCTCACTCCCGGACCCGGCACTTACTGAAAGAAATTCGGGAAACAGTGAGACAGTCAAAACCGCGTGCCTCCAAACAAAAATCACATAATTTCCTGCTTTACGCACTTCGAAGAAAAAAGCCACCGGCGCTGGAGAAATCAAAAGCCCCGGGCATCCTCTCGCAAACCTTAATAACCACTCGTGCGCCCTCGCCGGGCATCAGGGAATCCTTGAAAAAAAACTGGATTGTGTTCCGTCATCTGTTGCTGCGGCCTCAGCCGAAAGGACAGACCGCATCAGAACGTCAAGAAGCGACGCGAATTCAAATTGCGCTTGCCGAGTTAAACAAAGATGCTGCGCGCGTGAAAGAAACCACCAAAAGTCTATCGTTTCAATTCTCGACTAAAATTTTGCCGCATTGGAGGAAAGGTGTTGTACTCGCGCTTCTTTTTCTGCCCCTGTTGGAAATATTCCTTCAATTCACTTCTCTACTGGTCTGGCCGTTGATCAAGTTGAAGGAAGCCCCCTCCCGAATGGATCAATTTGTGATCCTGTGTGTTGGGGATTCCTTTACTTCCGGCAAATTCAGTTCCATTCAAATGCCACCTTATGTGAGGTTTCTCTCAGAATTTCTTGCTGCGAAAAAGAAAGACAGTTGGCAGGTCTTAAACTTCAGTTCTGCATACTTAACCGCTGGCGATGTTCTTCGAGGGACCCACGACTTGCTGTCACAGCAACGACCGGATCTGATTTACCTCATGATTGGAATCAACGATATTGCGGTCGAAGACACGGACAAATTTGTGTTGCTCCCCCGGCCTGTATCAATCGACTCAACTCGCACTCCGCTTCATGTCGAGTTTCTCCATCAAAAGATCAAGGATGGTTTTTCGTTGCCGGATTTTCTGGATGTTCTTGCAATTCCCCCATCGTTTCTTCTGGAAAAATCTCCCATAGCCGGATACCGGCCTGAATATCTGGCGATTTCAGACTCACGGCTCAATGCACTGGTGGCCACCCCTTCTGCCGTCATGAAGACACGGCAGCATTCGCAGGATTTTGCAGCCTCGGTTGATCAACAGAAGTCGGCATGGAATCTGGCTAAGGACGGGCTCTTTATTTCTGCTGGCCAGGAATTCCAAAACTATCTCAAAACGAATCCGGAAAATGCAGTCGCCCGGGCTGGTCTTGCCGAGACCTACTTTGAAATGGGAATGCATAAGGAAGCAAGAGCCGAAATCTCGTGGCTACGGGATAACTACAAAAGGGAACCCATTTACAAAAATGCGCGCGCCTTGCTTTACGCTTTTCCGCTTGAGAACTCGCCCAATGACACATCGAAGATCGCTGTCGAAGTCCTGAAACAATACCCTGGAGACGCCTGGTTCTGGAAAAGCCTGGCGACCGCATGTTTTCTTTCGAGTCGACCGGATTATGCGGCACGTGCCATCGATCGTGCTCTGGCGTTATCTCGGACTGACCCTCCCGAGTGGAGAGCCATAATTTTAAGAACGCGTGCAGACATTCTAGCCAGGACAAATCCCGATCAGGCTTTCGAAAACTTATTGCAGGCATTTTTATTAGATGAAAGTGAAGACCTGTTTAGCGCAGCGCTTCGCAGGAATGGTCCGTATTATCTCAACACAAACTTACAAAAATCCTTACGCAGTATTTCCTGTCCGGCCGCGATGAAACATAAACTTGAGATTGTCTATCACCAGGCTTTGGATAAGAAATTGATTCAAACATTGTTCGAGCTGGAGACGCAATTGCGGAGCATCGTCCTGCGATGTCAGGAGTATCAAATTCACCCTATTCTGGTCGGCTATCCTTTTCCTAACGCGGAAATTGAGCGGGTAAACCGCCGCGTTGCGGAAGAAACCGGCGCCTCCTGGCTGAATCTGAGCGCTCGTTTTGAGGACGTTATCAACAACGATCGGCAACGCAAATATATCGACGATGATCATTTCACCCCCAGAGCGGGACGCAAACTTGCTGAGTGGATAGCAAATGACGCCGCGTCACGCTTGATTCATTAACGTAGTGGCAGAGCATTTGCCGTTGTAGTGAACAGCTCTGAGTAGGCAAGAATGCTTGCGGCTAGCACGTACCAGGTTCCGGCGCGGCAAATGCTCTGCATGTTCCGTGCTTTTCGCAGAGCATTTTCGCGTCGAATTATTTCAAGCGAAGGCAAAGCTTAGCTATCTGACAAATTTATACACGCCGCACGGAAAATGCTCTGCCACTACAAACCTGCTGCGCCCCTACAGTACAATGGAAACGAATGAAGCGATTAATTTTCGGGATGACTTCCCTGTACGAACAAAAGTACTTTGAAGAATATGCTTCGCTGATTTACTCGGGTGCAGGGGAAATTGTCGATCTCGGTTGTTGGCTTGGATCAACGACGATTCCTCTCGCAAAAGGAGTCGCCAAAAATCGCAACTGCAAAAACAAAACCGTTCGAATTCATGCTTTTGATTACTTTGTCTGGGAAGAATGGATGGAGGAATGTGTCAAAGGAACCAGGCTGCAGGGTAGATTCGAGCCGGGAGAAATATTTGTTGAAGAATTCCAGCAGAGAATTAAGCCATGGTCGGATTATATTCGAATTCATCAGGATGACCTTCGGCATACAACGTGGACCGGCGGCGCAATTGAGCTGCTGTTGATCGATGCAATGAAGGCATTTGATATTTCAAAGGCTATTCTGAAAGGATTCTTTACTCATCTCGTCGCAGGAAGTTTCCTAATCCAACAAGACTTTGCGCATTACTACACATCCTGGATTCATCTCATTCAGTATCGTCTGCAGGACTATTTCAAACTGGAATTTGTTGTTCCGAATTCCTGCAGTGTTGTTTTTCAATGTGTAAAGGAAATACCACTCGAGTTGTTGGAAATCCCAGAGAACCTGACAGATTTTTCAAGAAAACAGATTGATCAAGCTTTCGAATATTCTCTTTCTCTTTCATCCAACAAACAAACTCAGGCGAACATCGCCGCAGCAAAGGTTATGCTTTTTCTTCATTTGGGAAATATGGCGCAGGCGAAAGTGGAATTCGAAAAATATGTTGCAGCCGGATTGCCCAGAAGAGGAGACTTGAAAATCGTAGGAAAAATTTTACAGGGACAGACTATAGACCTTAGTCCGCAAGGCGATTATGTTAACGATTATCCGCTTGCTCCACTCAATAGAAAATTGATAAAGAAGTTCACAAGAAAAATGAACAGCATCTATCGTCTATGGGCCAAAAGACAAACATAATGCTGCCCGGTGTATCGATTGTCATCCCGGCATACAATGCGCGCGAAACGATCACGCAAACGCTGGAATCGGTGATCGCGCAGACACATCCGAACTGGGAGGCGATTGTTGTGGATGATGGGTCTGTAGATGCGACAGCGGACATAGTAAAAACTTTTGTGGAGCGGGATTCACGAATCCGGCTACTCCAGCAAACACAGACTGGAGAGGCTGGTGCGCGAAACGCTGGTCTATCACACGTCCGCTACGACTGGCTGCTATTTTTGGATGCGGATGATTGGATCTCGCCCCTCCATCTGGAAACCATGTTGAAGGAAGTTGTTCTGGATCCAGAGCTTTCCGCTGTTCACTGCGGGTCAGCGCGCGTTGCAGCAGATGGAACTATGGTCGTGGAGAGCTATCTTCCGCCCGCGGGTGATCTTTTTACAACGCTTGCCCGGCGGGCTGCTTTTCCGGTAAATGCCTGTATTGTCCGAAAGTCGGTGGTTGAGTCCGTGGGTATGTTCGATACTTCATTGGTGAAGTCACCTGATTGGGACTTGTGGCAGCGAATTGCGCGCACGGGTGCGCGATTTGGATCTGTGCGGGAGGTGCTCGCATACTACCGGATGAGATCCAACGCGGCATCGCTCGATGCTCACCAAATGCTGAAGGATGGCCTCAGAGTTTTAAAACAAGGACATGCTCCTGATCCCCGTGTGCCCAATCCACATCCTGATCATGCAGACGGATTACCTGCCGATCAGCTTCTTACCCAGCAATATTACTTGTTGTCCTGGTGTGCAGGGCTTCTTCTGGGAACGGGCAAAGATGCGCGACCCTTGATGAAGATGGTTAATGACACGCCATTTCCTGAGCTCTATCCGGAATCTGTCGCACAATGCATTTTTGAATCTGCCCCTTTACCTTTATGCCAGTCGCCCTACGTGTCGGAAGAGTTGTTTTTCCGGATACTTCGCAATATAGATCAGTTCCTTGTTTTGCTGGAACAAAAATCATTGGCGCCGGATTTTGCTCACGCAGCGGGGACCGCCCTAAGACGGATGATTCTCAAGAATTCACCAAACTGGAAAAACTTTATTGAGGAGTATGAGCGGAACATTCAGCGGCTGAATGAGAAGGAAGAGCAGTTAGGGGATTCAAGGAGAGAGTTTGAGCGGATCATTTTGGAGAGGGACGCATCGATGCAGCGGCTTCAGCAAGACATCAGGTCTAAAGAAAAGCAGAACGCGCAACTGCAAGAAGACATCGCGTCTCAAGAAAGACAGAATAGGCAACTTGAGGAAGACATGCGGGGAAAGAATCTGATGGTTGCAGAGTTGGATGCAAAGGTTGCGGCACTGGAAGAGCGCAGAGAATCGCTGCAAAAAGAAATTGAGGTTTTGCAAAACGAACGGGACAAAGCGTGGGGTTTCGTCCGTCTTTGGAAATCGCGATACAAGCAATTAAGAATGAATCTCCTGGTTCGCGTCGGTTTAAAGTTACGGATGATGAAAAATCCCATGTCCGGGAAAAGGCAGGAAGACAAGGGTGCTGGAAACAATTAAGGAAAACAAAGTTCGAACCCTTTGCAATGCCGTAGCCGCCGCCGCGCTTTTCGTTTCTTTGATGCAGGTCACCTTCTTTGTTCTGGATGGATATTCGAGAATTTACAACATAGCGGCCATCTGTCTCGCTCTGATCAGTCTGTTTTATGCGATCCAGTACATGAGACAGCACCAGACCGAAGATCTGTGGAAAGTGCTCGTAACATACTGCGGGCAGCTTGGCTTCTTCGCGTTGAAGCTGATCGATAACGAACCTCTGGTGGCACCCAGATTATTAACGGTTGTCCTTCTTCTGTTTCACGTTTCGATCGTGTTGTCAGCGTTGATAGGGGCTCGCAGGATTGTGGATAACCCCAAATGGATTCTGTTGCCGTTCCTCTTCTTTTTCGGCGTTTTGCTGATGGAAGCAGGAGCAAAGTTTTTACCAAAACGGGCGAAAAGCAAGCCCATTGCGCCATCGTGGAGCGCAGCGCCCGATTTTCAGCCCGGTCTTGGATCGGTTTATCGTCCACATTCGGAACTAAAGTCTTACTATCCGGACAACCCACGGGCTTACTTCAAAGAAGTGATTTCCGGCGCAGAAAAATGGTGGCTTCATACGGTATCCGGAAATGAAGCGAGTCTGATTTTTTCTCAAGACGCGCAGGTGGCAGCACGAATTGATATCCGGAAAGCTCCGGACAGGAATCCCTTGAATATCCAACTGAATGTGCCGAATTTCAAAGTCAAAAAGAAACGGCGTTACCGCGTTGAATTTCGAGCGCGAGCAGATGATCCGCGGAGCATTATTGTAGGATTTGCCAGATCCCATGAGCCCTGGGACGGGTTGGGATTATACAAGAGAATTCAACTGACCCGGGACTGGCAAATTTTTAAGGAGCCTTTTTCAGCGACAGCCGATGACCGGAATGCTCGTATCTTGTTTGATATTGGTGAAAGCGCTGCTTCAGTTGAGCTATCGAATGTGCATCTGGTGAACCTGCGTAAGAAAAAAATTGTTGATCCCGGCAAGGGGTTACGAAAGTCTTTTGTCAGCTACAGGTTCAATTCGACAGGATGCAGAGGCAGGGATTATGCAATCCCTAAACCTTCCGGCACAACACGCATTCTGATTCTGGGCAATGCTTACGCACTGGGGGTTGGTGTGCATGAGGAAGATACGCTTGCGTACAAATTGGAACAGCTATTGAACGAAGGCGTTCCCGGTTCACAGCCTCCGAAGACCTATGAGGTCATTAACTGCGGGATTAATGGTTATACGACTCAGCAAGAGCGAACATTTTTCGAATTTTATGGAGCAAAGTACGAACCAGACATCGTGATACTGGTGATGACCGCAGAAGATCAGGTCGCGGACATGAAAGTATTTCCATTGAGAAGGACTCTTTTCATGAGCTGGACTCGATTGTTTGACTCTGAGAATCGTCGCATCCTTCCGAGTTTCTCAAGGTCAGTACCAGAAATATTTCAACTCGATGCTGAAATTCGAAAGCGCGGGGCACGTCCGGTTGTGGTTCTTTTCCGGATAAACGGAGATAAAGATGGTTCATCGCAGGAGGGCAGAATCTGGAATGATCTCACGCGTACGGTAACAAGCGGTTTAAAGGCAACGGACATCCCGGTTTTGGATCTTCAGGATGCGCTGCACCGGAAGAACGCAGATAAGGAGCTACTCGCGCATCCCAAAGTCGGACGGCATCCGAATGAAATTGCTCACAGTATTGCGGCACGCGAGATTTTTACTTTTTTGCAGAGTAGGAAGTTTGTCACTCCATGGATCCAGTCACACTGAGCCCGCAAGACGCAGATCTTACAAAATCTAGAGTTTCGTCGTTGTTACTGGTAACGACAATTATCCTCATTTCAATTCTCCAGGCTTTCCTGTTTTTGTTACTGAAGCAAAACTGGTTCGGGATCGCCGCCGGCGTCATATCCATAGCGAATCTAGTTCTTGCCATCCGATTCTTGTTAATAAGAAAACAGGTTGGCTCTATCGGAAATGCGTTTGGTATGTATTTCCTTCAAGCTATTTTCTTTGCCGTGGCGATATTCGGCTCCTTGCTTCCGCCGGATCCAAGACTGCTGGTCGTAGCCTTGTCAGTACTTCACTGTGCGATGTTGTTTTCCGCTTTCCTGGCGTTAACCGGGGTTGTTCCTCAGCCCAGGGCCATTCTCCTGTGTCTTTCATTTGCCGGCGGCATCTTCCTTTTGGAAACGGCATTGCCGATTTTTATAGAATCACCATTTCAGAAGGAAGCGACCGGTCCGCAATGGATCGGTACCATGCAGCCCTATCCGGGTCTCGGCGCAGTCTACAGTCCCGGTTCTGTCCTGAGCACTCTTTATGCTGAAAACCCCCGGCGTTATTTCAAAGAACAGGATGATAGAGCATTGAGATGGTGGTTGCGTCTGGATGGCGGAAATGAAGGGACCTTGATATTCCCGCAGGAAAGTCCGGAACTGGTTCGAGTCGAAACAAAAAAGGTTCAGACAAAAAATGCTTACGACGTCCAGCTGAATTTATCCAAATTGAAAGTGGTCAAAAAACAAGCTTACAAAATCGGATTTCGAGCACGCGCGGATCAACCTCGCGGTGTGTTCATTGGTTTCGCGATGTCGCACGATCCCTGGGATGGGCTTGGCTTATATCAAAAGATCGATCTGACCGAAACCTGGCAGACCTTTTCTATTCCTTTTTCAGCAACAGCGAATGATGAGAATGCTCGTATCCATTTCGATCTGGGAGATTCAACCACCCCCGCTGAATTTACGTCCGTGTCGCTCCGCGCTCATCCAGCGGGAACCAGGATTGAACCGCAACTACCGCCGAAAAAATACATTGTAACTTACCGGTTTAACTCTCTGGGCTGCCGGGATCGAGATTACACCATACCGAAGCCGCAAAATACAAAGCGGATCCTGTTTCTGGGTGATTCGTTTACACTGGGTGTTGGTGTGCACGAACAGGATACGGTGCCAAGACAATTAGAAACGTTGATATCCGCCGGCGCTTCTGAAAAAAAATATGAAGTGATCAATTGCGGTGTGAGTGGTTATGGAACGCATGAGGAGCGGATGTTTTACAAACTCTTCGGCGCAAACTATCAGCCGGATGTTGTTCTGTTGATGATGGTCTGGAATGATGATCTCTCATACAGGGAAGAATTCGAAAAGGATTACGTCAAACGGCCGCCAGGCAAGCTTGAGCTTCTGTTTCATACATGGGCAAAGATTCAGCAATACCGTCACCAGCGCCCGTTTCCGAATTTCTCAAAATGCGTTGATGAAATCCTCCGGCTGGATGGTGAGCTTCGAAACCATAGCTCGCGGCTGGGAGTAGTGATTTATAGAAATGATCCTGATTTCGAAGCCTCAACTTATCCTGGCAAGATCTGGAACCATCTCACGCGCACCGTTACAGGTGGTCTGGAAGGAGAGAACATACCGGTTCTCGATCTGGGAAAACCTCTTTTTGAAAAACATTCCAAAGTGGAACTTGACGTCCATCCCACAATCGACCATCATCCAAACGAAGTCGCTAACGGCATTGCAGCGCAAGAAATCCTGAGATTTCTTGAAAAGCAAAGTCTGCTAA
It encodes:
- a CDS encoding GDSL-type esterase/lipase family protein, which translates into the protein MDPVTLSPQDADLTKSRVSSLLLVTTIILISILQAFLFLLLKQNWFGIAAGVISIANLVLAIRFLLIRKQVGSIGNAFGMYFLQAIFFAVAIFGSLLPPDPRLLVVALSVLHCAMLFSAFLALTGVVPQPRAILLCLSFAGGIFLLETALPIFIESPFQKEATGPQWIGTMQPYPGLGAVYSPGSVLSTLYAENPRRYFKEQDDRALRWWLRLDGGNEGTLIFPQESPELVRVETKKVQTKNAYDVQLNLSKLKVVKKQAYKIGFRARADQPRGVFIGFAMSHDPWDGLGLYQKIDLTETWQTFSIPFSATANDENARIHFDLGDSTTPAEFTSVSLRAHPAGTRIEPQLPPKKYIVTYRFNSLGCRDRDYTIPKPQNTKRILFLGDSFTLGVGVHEQDTVPRQLETLISAGASEKKYEVINCGVSGYGTHEERMFYKLFGANYQPDVVLLMMVWNDDLSYREEFEKDYVKRPPGKLELLFHTWAKIQQYRHQRPFPNFSKCVDEILRLDGELRNHSSRLGVVIYRNDPDFEASTYPGKIWNHLTRTVTGGLEGENIPVLDLGKPLFEKHSKVELDVHPTIDHHPNEVANGIAAQEILRFLEKQSLLKQ
- a CDS encoding carbohydrate binding domain-containing protein codes for the protein MLETIKENKVRTLCNAVAAAALFVSLMQVTFFVLDGYSRIYNIAAICLALISLFYAIQYMRQHQTEDLWKVLVTYCGQLGFFALKLIDNEPLVAPRLLTVVLLLFHVSIVLSALIGARRIVDNPKWILLPFLFFFGVLLMEAGAKFLPKRAKSKPIAPSWSAAPDFQPGLGSVYRPHSELKSYYPDNPRAYFKEVISGAEKWWLHTVSGNEASLIFSQDAQVAARIDIRKAPDRNPLNIQLNVPNFKVKKKRRYRVEFRARADDPRSIIVGFARSHEPWDGLGLYKRIQLTRDWQIFKEPFSATADDRNARILFDIGESAASVELSNVHLVNLRKKKIVDPGKGLRKSFVSYRFNSTGCRGRDYAIPKPSGTTRILILGNAYALGVGVHEEDTLAYKLEQLLNEGVPGSQPPKTYEVINCGINGYTTQQERTFFEFYGAKYEPDIVILVMTAEDQVADMKVFPLRRTLFMSWTRLFDSENRRILPSFSRSVPEIFQLDAEIRKRGARPVVVLFRINGDKDGSSQEGRIWNDLTRTVTSGLKATDIPVLDLQDALHRKNADKELLAHPKVGRHPNEIAHSIAAREIFTFLQSRKFVTPWIQSH
- a CDS encoding GDSL-type esterase/lipase family protein, whose protein sequence is MALVQLRKDSARIKESADLLLSGFVTKVLPHWKKALVAMFLFLPVLEIFLQFTSLLAWPLIKLKQAPLPAKEFVVMCVGDSFTSGKFTSIQLPSYTRFVERVLATKNKNNWKIVNVSSEYLTSEDVLSRTLNLIQKYRPDLMYLMIGVNDIAVLEDKFVFQPSSPSTTRPAFHTEILFARMKDRVSIPTLLDVVMVPPWFLLEKPPVAGYRPEYLAVTDSKLEALIAASSSEVGVKEESEEYASSIEKQRSAWELLKKGLLHPAEQQFQRFLTLDAEDPVSRAGLAETYYEMGMHSEATTQISWLLDRYNGHPNYKNARALLHAFPFENSPNDTSKIVIEVLKKYPKDPWFWKNLADACFLSSRPDYAARAIGRALDLTPSELPEWKAALLRTQADIVARTNPRAALSNLLQAFLLDRNEDLYIAALRKNGPYYLSLNIEDSLRGISCPTETKNDLQSLFHQALDKRLVQTLFSLETRLRTIVLRCQEYRVHPVLVGYPIPNAEIELLNRRVAEETGASWLNLNTRFENILRNDRERKYVDEGRYSVKAGLKLAEWVANDAVSRLEP
- a CDS encoding class I SAM-dependent methyltransferase; its protein translation is MKRLIFGMTSLYEQKYFEEYASLIYSGAGEIVDLGCWLGSTTIPLAKGVAKNRNCKNKTVRIHAFDYFVWEEWMEECVKGTRLQGRFEPGEIFVEEFQQRIKPWSDYIRIHQDDLRHTTWTGGAIELLLIDAMKAFDISKAILKGFFTHLVAGSFLIQQDFAHYYTSWIHLIQYRLQDYFKLEFVVPNSCSVVFQCVKEIPLELLEIPENLTDFSRKQIDQAFEYSLSLSSNKQTQANIAAAKVMLFLHLGNMAQAKVEFEKYVAAGLPRRGDLKIVGKILQGQTIDLSPQGDYVNDYPLAPLNRKLIKKFTRKMNSIYRLWAKRQT
- a CDS encoding glycosyltransferase, whose product is MLPGVSIVIPAYNARETITQTLESVIAQTHPNWEAIVVDDGSVDATADIVKTFVERDSRIRLLQQTQTGEAGARNAGLSHVRYDWLLFLDADDWISPLHLETMLKEVVLDPELSAVHCGSARVAADGTMVVESYLPPAGDLFTTLARRAAFPVNACIVRKSVVESVGMFDTSLVKSPDWDLWQRIARTGARFGSVREVLAYYRMRSNAASLDAHQMLKDGLRVLKQGHAPDPRVPNPHPDHADGLPADQLLTQQYYLLSWCAGLLLGTGKDARPLMKMVNDTPFPELYPESVAQCIFESAPLPLCQSPYVSEELFFRILRNIDQFLVLLEQKSLAPDFAHAAGTALRRMILKNSPNWKNFIEEYERNIQRLNEKEEQLGDSRREFERIILERDASMQRLQQDIRSKEKQNAQLQEDIASQERQNRQLEEDMRGKNLMVAELDAKVAALEERRESLQKEIEVLQNERDKAWGFVRLWKSRYKQLRMNLLVRVGLKLRMMKNPMSGKRQEDKGAGNN
- a CDS encoding GDSL-type esterase/lipase family protein gives rise to the protein MKKNWIVFRHLLLRPQPKGQTASERQEATRIQIALAELNKDAARVKETTKSLSFQFSTKILPHWRKGVVLALLFLPLLEIFLQFTSLLVWPLIKLKEAPSRMDQFVILCVGDSFTSGKFSSIQMPPYVRFLSEFLAAKKKDSWQVLNFSSAYLTAGDVLRGTHDLLSQQRPDLIYLMIGINDIAVEDTDKFVLLPRPVSIDSTRTPLHVEFLHQKIKDGFSLPDFLDVLAIPPSFLLEKSPIAGYRPEYLAISDSRLNALVATPSAVMKTRQHSQDFAASVDQQKSAWNLAKDGLFISAGQEFQNYLKTNPENAVARAGLAETYFEMGMHKEARAEISWLRDNYKREPIYKNARALLYAFPLENSPNDTSKIAVEVLKQYPGDAWFWKSLATACFLSSRPDYAARAIDRALALSRTDPPEWRAIILRTRADILARTNPDQAFENLLQAFLLDESEDLFSAALRRNGPYYLNTNLQKSLRSISCPAAMKHKLEIVYHQALDKKLIQTLFELETQLRSIVLRCQEYQIHPILVGYPFPNAEIERVNRRVAEETGASWLNLSARFEDVINNDRQRKYIDDDHFTPRAGRKLAEWIANDAASRLIH